One Novosphingobium sp. G106 DNA segment encodes these proteins:
- a CDS encoding Atxe2 family lasso peptide isopeptidase translates to MINGRRATQRLSGSWFDRRGLLGESPPRYRVVPAGSAEVRDALPAEIAAWAAGAPAAYGEKQRIANRDASLIAELTLTGPKAGLSVTLSTEGSSRPCPPELCRKGRPRGAAWLADSQTLLVTVTDAFKAQSLFRWDVRQNRSSLLAQGPGLIGSSRSVASTCAIAPTLVACVVADPDKPPRIDAIDLKTKSRRTVAAPNATLPGIRAKAIEWQTPGGQRFTGQFMAPTQPVTSPPPLFITYYQCRGYLRGGTGDEWPLAALSDAGIAVLCINAVTQEDLGRKPDAVADYKLALEGITSIANQLARRGEIDRTRIGMGGLSFGGEVTAWTAMHSDLLKAISLSSVLFEPAYYWFNGAPGRDAHAKLREWWGLGAPAETPDRWKEVSPALNTDRIKAAVLMQLPEQEYRYNLELIAKLSEAQKSTEVYIFPDEPHVKFQPRHKLAVYERNLAWFKRWLLPNAKTDAGFRVPTNK, encoded by the coding sequence ATGATCAACGGGCGCCGCGCGACGCAGCGCCTGTCCGGTAGCTGGTTCGACCGGCGGGGACTGCTCGGGGAGAGTCCGCCCCGCTACCGCGTTGTCCCTGCCGGCTCAGCCGAGGTCCGCGATGCGCTCCCCGCAGAAATCGCAGCCTGGGCCGCTGGTGCACCGGCAGCCTATGGAGAAAAGCAGCGCATAGCGAACCGCGATGCGAGCCTCATCGCAGAGCTGACATTGACGGGGCCGAAGGCAGGCCTGTCGGTCACGTTGTCCACCGAGGGTTCTAGCCGTCCCTGCCCGCCCGAACTTTGCCGCAAAGGTCGCCCGCGCGGCGCTGCCTGGCTCGCGGACAGTCAGACTCTGCTCGTCACTGTCACCGACGCGTTCAAGGCGCAGTCGCTCTTCCGCTGGGACGTCCGGCAAAACAGGTCGAGCCTTCTCGCGCAAGGACCTGGCCTGATCGGCAGTTCGCGCAGCGTCGCTTCGACCTGCGCGATCGCGCCAACTCTCGTCGCATGCGTCGTAGCCGATCCGGACAAGCCGCCGCGCATCGATGCGATCGATCTCAAGACCAAATCACGCCGCACAGTCGCCGCGCCCAATGCCACCTTGCCGGGCATTAGGGCCAAAGCGATCGAATGGCAGACACCTGGCGGACAGAGGTTCACCGGCCAATTCATGGCCCCGACGCAGCCGGTCACTTCTCCTCCGCCCCTTTTCATCACCTACTACCAGTGCCGAGGCTATCTTCGCGGCGGGACCGGCGACGAATGGCCACTCGCTGCCCTGTCCGATGCCGGGATAGCCGTGCTGTGTATCAACGCAGTGACCCAGGAAGACCTCGGCAGAAAGCCCGATGCCGTCGCCGACTACAAGCTCGCCCTCGAAGGGATCACGAGCATAGCCAACCAGCTTGCGCGCCGCGGCGAAATCGACCGGACTCGGATCGGCATGGGCGGTCTGAGCTTCGGCGGCGAGGTAACGGCCTGGACCGCGATGCATTCGGACCTGCTCAAGGCCATATCGCTTTCATCGGTCCTGTTCGAACCAGCCTATTATTGGTTCAACGGCGCACCGGGGCGCGATGCCCATGCAAAACTTCGCGAATGGTGGGGTCTTGGCGCTCCCGCCGAGACTCCGGACCGGTGGAAGGAAGTATCGCCGGCGCTCAATACGGACCGCATCAAGGCGGCCGTTCTCATGCAATTGCCCGAGCAGGAATATCGCTACAATCTCGAGCTGATCGCAAAGCTCTCCGAGGCGCAGAAATCCACCGAAGTCTACATCTTTCCTGACGAGCCCCACGTGAAGTTTCAACCCCGACACAAGCTTGCGGTCTATGAGCGCAATCTAGCCTGGTTCAAGCGCTGGCTGCTGCCGAACGCCAAGACCGATGCAGGATTTCGTGTTCCGACAAACAAATGA
- a CDS encoding MucR family transcriptional regulator: MEQTDVADAPSDSGILELATELTIAWLSNPNTRAPADEVPSFLQTMHDAVTKLAAPKQPAEEAEPAGEYSPAVSVRRSLASKDHILSLIDGKPYKTLKRHLSGHGLTPAEYRQRYNLKGDYPMVAENYANMRRTLAKSIGLGRKPGTKVAPKAPAKSAAKPAGRAKKPAATKVAE, from the coding sequence ATGGAGCAAACCGACGTGGCCGACGCACCTTCCGACTCTGGTATTCTCGAGCTCGCGACCGAGCTCACTATTGCCTGGCTTTCCAATCCGAACACGAGAGCACCCGCGGACGAAGTACCCTCGTTCCTCCAAACCATGCACGATGCAGTAACGAAACTGGCCGCGCCAAAACAGCCGGCCGAGGAAGCCGAGCCGGCAGGCGAATATTCGCCGGCCGTGTCAGTCCGCCGCTCGCTCGCGTCGAAGGATCACATCCTCTCTTTGATCGACGGCAAGCCGTACAAGACCTTGAAGCGCCACCTTTCCGGGCATGGCCTGACCCCGGCCGAATATCGCCAGCGCTACAACCTCAAGGGTGACTATCCAATGGTCGCCGAGAACTATGCGAACATGCGCCGCACGCTGGCCAAGTCGATTGGCCTGGGCCGCAAGCCGGGCACAAAGGTTGCACCCAAGGCGCCCGCCAAGTCCGCGGCAAAGCCCGCAGGCCGGGCGAAAAAGCCTGCGGCCACGAAGGTTGCCGAGTAA
- a CDS encoding RNA polymerase sigma factor, with amino-acid sequence MEARQLFAPPEEAKDDTLMQRVAQRDGAAFKVLVGRHAARPHRIAWRMLGDGAEAEDVTQEALMRLWKVAPDWRAQGAPVSAWLARVATNICLDRLRRKARISDEAVPERADEAPLADEALLIDEKRQAVIGALGLLPERQRAAVVLTYYEEMSNASAAEMLGMNVRAFESLLARARRALQSLLVENGNG; translated from the coding sequence ATGGAAGCTCGCCAGCTCTTTGCCCCGCCCGAGGAGGCCAAGGACGATACGCTGATGCAGCGCGTCGCCCAGCGAGATGGGGCGGCGTTCAAAGTTCTGGTTGGACGCCATGCCGCGCGGCCGCACCGCATTGCCTGGCGCATGCTGGGCGATGGCGCAGAGGCCGAAGACGTGACTCAGGAAGCCTTGATGAGACTATGGAAGGTCGCGCCGGACTGGCGGGCGCAAGGCGCGCCGGTCTCGGCGTGGCTGGCACGGGTTGCCACGAACATTTGCCTCGATCGGCTGCGCAGGAAGGCCCGGATCAGCGACGAGGCCGTACCCGAGCGCGCCGACGAAGCACCGCTGGCCGACGAGGCGCTTCTGATCGACGAGAAGCGGCAAGCGGTCATTGGCGCTCTGGGCCTTCTGCCGGAACGGCAACGGGCGGCCGTCGTGCTCACCTACTACGAGGAGATGTCGAACGCCTCCGCAGCCGAGATGCTGGGCATGAATGTCAGGGCATTCGAATCCCTGCTGGCGCGCGCGCGAAGGGCACTCCAGTCTCTGCTGGTGGAGAACGGCAATGGCTGA
- a CDS encoding IS3 family transposase (programmed frameshift) — MRPKSSNTKKPAEQVVKDIRRATRRHFSAEDKIRIVLDGLRGEDSIAELCRKEGIAQSLYYTWSKEFMEAGKRRLAGDTARAATSDEVKDLRREASALKECVADLTLENRLLKKKHDRGWGRRRMRYPGSEKLEIIRIVEQSHLSARKTLEQLGIPRRTFCRWYDRYLEGGPEALEDRPSAPSRVWNRIPSEIHDKIIELALDQSELSPRELAVRFTDEQRYFVSEATVYRLLKAHDLITSPAYVVIKAADRFHTQTTRPNEMWQTDFTYFKIIGWGWMYLSTVLDDYSRYIIAWKLCSTMRAEDVTDTLDLALATSGCDQVNVHHKPRLLSDNGPCYLASELAEYIEAQRMSHVRGAPFHPQTQGKIERWHQTMKNRILLENYFLPGDLECQIEAFVEHYNHRRYHESLDNVTPADAYFGRAAAVIKQRERIKRQTIEHRRLQHRKLAA; from the exons ATGAGACCCAAATCCTCGAACACCAAGAAGCCTGCGGAGCAGGTGGTGAAGGACATCCGACGCGCAACCCGGCGGCACTTTTCGGCGGAAGACAAGATCCGGATCGTGCTGGATGGTCTACGCGGCGAGGACAGCATCGCCGAGCTGTGCCGCAAGGAAGGCATTGCCCAGAGCTTGTATTACACCTGGTCGAAGGAGTTCATGGAAGCGGGCAAGCGCCGCCTGGCCGGTGACACCGCCCGTGCCGCCACCAGCGATGAGGTGAAGGATCTACGCCGGGAAGCCAGCGCCCTGAAGGAATGCGTTGCCGACCTCACCCTGGAAAACCGCCTGCTCA AAAAAAAGCATGATCGCGGATGGGGGCGACGACGCATGAGGTATCCCGGATCCGAGAAGCTCGAGATCATCAGGATTGTCGAGCAGTCCCACCTGTCGGCGCGCAAGACCCTGGAGCAACTGGGCATCCCGCGACGGACCTTCTGCCGCTGGTATGACCGCTACCTCGAGGGCGGTCCCGAAGCGCTGGAAGATAGGCCCTCGGCACCGAGCCGGGTGTGGAACCGCATCCCCAGCGAGATCCACGACAAGATTATCGAACTGGCGCTGGATCAGTCCGAGTTGTCGCCCCGCGAACTGGCCGTGCGGTTCACCGACGAGCAGCGCTACTTCGTGTCGGAAGCCACGGTTTACCGGCTGCTCAAAGCCCATGACCTGATCACCAGCCCGGCCTACGTGGTGATCAAGGCGGCCGATCGCTTCCACACCCAGACCACCCGCCCGAACGAGATGTGGCAGACCGACTTCACCTACTTCAAGATCATCGGGTGGGGCTGGATGTATCTGTCGACCGTGCTCGACGATTACTCGCGCTACATCATCGCCTGGAAGCTGTGCTCCACGATGCGGGCCGAGGACGTCACCGACACGCTGGACCTGGCGCTGGCAACCTCTGGCTGCGACCAGGTGAACGTCCATCACAAGCCGCGCCTGCTGTCGGACAATGGACCCTGTTACCTCGCCAGCGAACTGGCCGAATACATCGAAGCCCAGCGCATGAGCCATGTGCGCGGCGCGCCCTTCCATCCCCAGACACAGGGCAAGATCGAACGCTGGCACCAGACCATGAAGAACCGCATCCTGCTGGAAAATTACTTCCTGCCCGGCGACCTTGAATGCCAGATCGAGGCCTTCGTCGAGCACTACAATCACCGGCGCTACCACGAGAGCCTGGACAACGTGACGCCCGCCGATGCCTACTTCGGCAGGGCCGCAGCCGTCATCAAACAGCGCGAAAGGATCAAACGGCAGACCATCGAACATCGGCGCTTGCAGCACCGCAAGCTCGCCGCATAA
- a CDS encoding asparagine synthase-related protein: MSGFALLASTGPSEEDAGGLDRALARARGLGMVEIARNAVCVLLVEPGCSYARRACGEGEAFFFGDAFERKDAVPTRLSGIASLLGGLWGDFCSIALRTWPEPQVEIAPALFGTARVFVFEPASNERLYASSLDIGLALAEEKPAIDVEELGAFLTRSTFPRRRSCLSGIAQILPGTFDTCSLQGQRTTTWWNPWSFTPQRSGQVARGEPEALRRVIMDCVAQTARGSHPLLELSGGFDSSVLAHCLAEAGTDFEAVTLVSSAADGDERLYARIAAEAAGACLAEIAMRVEDIDVARPPAVRTVQPGPHILAQHMDSLVEAVAADLGCDSFISGGGGDNVFFATFSVVPIVDLWRCRRSPAAAWRAVRDVAAITGAGQIEVASRAIYRSWWRDRAPRWEPEIDFLARALRNVQDIEHPWLADVDMTRPGTARHVRSLIGILPCLEGYARGRQGRLKFPLLSGPIVEHCLGMPTWEWIGGGRDRAYSRRAFGGFMPSALLARRQKGALDGMFAQLFSAYRTAIRDHLLGGYLAAQGLVDAQAIEHYFAAQVILTDKQYYRLIELAGYETWCRAWA; the protein is encoded by the coding sequence GTGAGCGGCTTCGCATTGCTCGCATCGACCGGGCCCTCGGAAGAAGATGCCGGCGGCCTCGATCGGGCGCTCGCTCGCGCCCGCGGTCTGGGCATGGTGGAAATCGCCCGCAATGCTGTCTGCGTTCTCCTGGTGGAGCCCGGATGCAGCTACGCGCGCAGAGCCTGCGGTGAGGGCGAAGCCTTCTTCTTCGGCGATGCCTTCGAGCGAAAGGATGCTGTCCCGACGAGACTATCCGGCATCGCCTCGCTGCTCGGCGGTCTTTGGGGAGACTTTTGTTCCATAGCGCTTCGCACCTGGCCCGAGCCGCAGGTCGAAATAGCGCCGGCGCTTTTCGGTACGGCCCGCGTCTTCGTGTTTGAGCCTGCTTCGAACGAGCGACTGTACGCCTCGTCGCTCGATATCGGACTGGCGCTTGCTGAGGAGAAACCCGCGATCGACGTCGAGGAACTCGGCGCCTTTCTGACGAGGTCGACTTTTCCGCGCAGGCGCTCCTGTCTTTCGGGGATCGCACAAATCCTGCCGGGGACCTTCGACACCTGCTCGCTGCAAGGACAGCGGACCACGACCTGGTGGAATCCCTGGTCGTTCACGCCTCAGCGCAGCGGGCAAGTAGCACGCGGCGAGCCCGAGGCGCTGCGGCGCGTCATCATGGACTGTGTCGCCCAGACCGCTCGCGGGTCGCATCCGTTGCTCGAACTCTCCGGCGGTTTCGACTCCTCGGTCCTCGCGCATTGCCTCGCGGAGGCTGGCACCGATTTCGAGGCCGTGACCCTGGTGAGTTCGGCGGCGGACGGTGACGAGCGCCTCTACGCCCGGATCGCGGCAGAGGCCGCGGGCGCCTGCCTCGCCGAAATAGCGATGCGCGTCGAAGACATCGATGTTGCCCGCCCGCCGGCGGTCCGGACGGTTCAACCGGGGCCCCATATCCTCGCGCAGCACATGGACAGCCTTGTCGAGGCGGTGGCCGCCGATCTCGGCTGCGACAGCTTCATCAGCGGTGGAGGCGGCGACAACGTCTTCTTCGCGACGTTCTCCGTGGTGCCGATCGTCGATCTATGGCGATGCCGGCGATCGCCCGCTGCTGCCTGGCGTGCGGTTCGGGACGTTGCTGCGATAACCGGCGCCGGGCAGATCGAGGTCGCCAGCCGCGCAATCTACCGTTCGTGGTGGCGGGACCGGGCACCGCGATGGGAACCCGAAATCGACTTCCTCGCCCGGGCGCTCCGCAATGTGCAAGATATCGAGCATCCCTGGCTCGCCGATGTAGACATGACCCGGCCGGGCACGGCGCGTCACGTGAGGTCGCTGATCGGAATTCTGCCGTGCCTCGAGGGCTATGCGCGGGGACGGCAGGGGCGCCTCAAGTTTCCGCTCCTGTCCGGGCCTATCGTGGAGCACTGCCTGGGCATGCCGACCTGGGAATGGATTGGCGGTGGACGCGACCGAGCCTATTCACGCCGGGCGTTCGGAGGCTTTATGCCCTCGGCCCTTCTTGCGCGCCGGCAGAAGGGCGCGCTCGACGGCATGTTCGCCCAGCTGTTCAGCGCCTATCGCACCGCGATCAGAGATCATCTCCTCGGCGGCTATCTTGCCGCACAAGGTCTCGTCGATGCGCAGGCGATCGAGCACTATTTCGCCGCGCAGGTCATTCTCACCGACAAGCAGTACTACCGGCTCATCGAATTGGCCGGCTATGAAACATGGTGCCGCGCCTGGGCCTAG
- a CDS encoding type IV conjugative transfer system protein TraE translates to MSFFNRHTGPEADPLLGKPPSFGIHRYLQGSSNLFEENRLLKFAIVGLLGITVVLAAAQYSSDQNRRTVIVPFGAGGDLYVTGNTPSPTYLRAITRNIVALSGTYSAYSADRQFQELLSIAHPSAYNGMRDTFNALIDELSENPTLSIATYIRSDQPITWTASEILVPVEKVRVIGGVIRKFRGNLRIAYLVDNGRFWLVRLSEEKFDADVQ, encoded by the coding sequence ATGTCGTTCTTCAACCGCCACACCGGCCCGGAAGCCGATCCGCTGCTCGGCAAGCCGCCGAGCTTCGGCATCCACCGCTACCTGCAAGGGAGCTCGAACCTCTTCGAGGAAAACCGGCTCCTCAAGTTCGCCATTGTCGGACTGCTCGGGATCACGGTCGTGCTCGCCGCCGCCCAATACTCGAGCGACCAAAACAGGCGCACGGTGATCGTACCCTTCGGGGCCGGCGGCGACCTATACGTGACGGGCAATACACCCTCGCCGACTTACCTGCGCGCAATCACGCGCAACATCGTCGCACTGTCGGGGACTTACTCGGCCTATTCGGCGGACCGGCAGTTCCAGGAACTGCTGAGCATCGCGCACCCATCGGCCTACAATGGAATGCGCGATACCTTCAACGCGCTGATCGACGAGCTCTCGGAGAACCCGACACTCTCGATCGCGACTTACATCCGCTCGGATCAGCCAATCACCTGGACGGCCAGCGAGATCCTCGTGCCGGTCGAGAAGGTGCGCGTCATCGGCGGGGTCATCCGCAAGTTCCGCGGCAATCTTCGCATTGCCTACCTCGTCGACAACGGCCGCTTCTGGCTTGTCCGCCTTTCCGAGGAGAAATTCGATGCCGACGTCCAATAG
- a CDS encoding TraV family lipoprotein, which yields MKKQTTFQQLFALPAFALPALGLLGGCASLGKVMSPYSETFSCKNSDHGQCVDPAQAHDDAVAGAPSRSNPAVTRDKALIGGNPASKDRRAKRAGAPYAGYRDSVYRELQGLIDAPETPMLRQGRTVRTLILPYADRGRPDRLYMPRYVYSILDRPQWVVGDYLVNPPAEAPRIPVLQQERTRSADDAADTGEPAPTPAAAEEKLP from the coding sequence GTGAAGAAGCAGACCACATTCCAACAGCTATTTGCCCTGCCCGCGTTCGCTCTGCCAGCCCTGGGACTTCTTGGGGGCTGCGCCTCGCTCGGCAAGGTCATGTCGCCCTACAGCGAGACCTTCTCGTGCAAGAACAGCGACCATGGCCAGTGCGTCGACCCGGCCCAGGCCCACGACGATGCGGTCGCCGGTGCGCCGTCGCGCTCGAACCCGGCCGTGACGCGCGACAAGGCGCTCATCGGCGGCAATCCGGCCAGCAAAGATAGGCGCGCCAAACGCGCTGGCGCACCCTACGCCGGCTACCGCGACAGCGTCTACCGCGAGCTCCAGGGCCTGATCGACGCCCCCGAGACCCCGATGCTGCGGCAGGGCCGCACGGTGCGCACCCTGATCCTGCCCTACGCCGACCGCGGCCGCCCGGACCGGCTCTATATGCCGCGCTACGTCTATTCGATCCTTGATCGGCCGCAGTGGGTCGTCGGCGACTACCTCGTGAACCCTCCGGCCGAGGCCCCACGGATCCCAGTCCTGCAGCAGGAACGGACACGGAGCGCCGACGATGCCGCAGATACAGGGGAACCTGCTCCGACGCCGGCGGCCGCTGAGGAGAAACTGCCATGA
- a CDS encoding type IV conjugative transfer system protein TraL, with translation MDERLPQYLHRPVQILWFGSDEFVLVMSSVFVAAIVGGLIGWMLIAALLLFLPWKRSKPRGFLPHLAWRWGLLSFRNYPGPTQTRFFE, from the coding sequence TTGGACGAGCGTCTGCCTCAGTACCTCCACCGGCCGGTTCAGATCCTGTGGTTCGGATCGGACGAGTTCGTGCTGGTCATGTCGAGCGTGTTCGTTGCCGCGATCGTCGGCGGACTCATCGGCTGGATGCTCATCGCCGCCCTTCTCCTTTTCCTGCCCTGGAAACGCTCGAAGCCGCGCGGGTTCCTGCCGCACCTCGCCTGGCGCTGGGGCCTGCTCAGCTTCCGCAATTATCCGGGTCCGACCCAGACCCGCTTCTTCGAGTGA
- a CDS encoding GntR family transcriptional regulator — MAADPVTSERIYASLKREVMSGVFAPSEVLVERRIAADFGVSITPVRAAAHRLVGERMLGLNAGGGFRIPEVTEGSLRELYFWHGQLVRNAVSTGDQIPLDRRPLIMGPTVFTDTAAMTRGLFERIAIRSANGEILAAIRSAGERLHGARLRESWVMPGIEDELAEVQALTEQGSGQDLLRALWAYHRRRLRRISELVAALHLPLGRAPSL, encoded by the coding sequence ATGGCCGCCGATCCCGTAACTTCGGAACGGATTTACGCATCCCTCAAGCGCGAGGTGATGAGCGGCGTCTTCGCGCCCAGCGAAGTACTCGTCGAGAGGCGAATTGCCGCCGATTTCGGTGTCAGCATCACGCCCGTGCGCGCGGCCGCGCATCGCCTGGTCGGCGAGCGTATGCTCGGGCTCAATGCCGGCGGCGGCTTTAGGATACCCGAGGTGACCGAAGGTTCGCTTCGCGAGCTCTATTTCTGGCACGGGCAGCTTGTGCGTAACGCGGTCAGCACGGGCGACCAGATCCCTCTCGACCGCAGGCCTTTGATCATGGGCCCAACCGTGTTCACCGACACGGCGGCGATGACACGCGGCCTCTTCGAGCGGATTGCGATCCGTTCCGCCAATGGCGAAATCCTGGCCGCGATTCGCTCGGCAGGCGAGCGCCTCCACGGCGCGCGACTCCGCGAAAGCTGGGTGATGCCTGGTATCGAGGATGAGCTGGCCGAAGTTCAGGCTCTGACCGAGCAAGGTTCAGGTCAGGACCTCCTGCGCGCGCTTTGGGCCTATCATCGCCGGCGGCTGCGGAGAATTTCGGAGCTGGTGGCGGCGCTCCACCTGCCGCTCGGGCGCGCCCCAAGTCTTTGA
- a CDS encoding lasso peptide biosynthesis B2 protein, with the protein MPALASRAMSQPDPVLGAPHYTASPTLSFCILGETVIVLDIETDRYFALGPRRGEQILANLAGKEENPRPHVPGTALTGDRFAGAVYVDRHQFELPTRDYSSSSKHGALVLAKERWRATCLYLAALVIVKFGGFARSLRWATLRAKSGSAVRRAQAEAVIDAHRWARSLLPFNGTCLPASLALVRGLAGVGAPYVLVVGVKLGPFAAHCWVEDGGAVLNDDLETVRQFTPIRFVRDAAP; encoded by the coding sequence GTGCCCGCGCTTGCCTCACGCGCCATGTCCCAGCCCGACCCCGTCCTTGGTGCGCCGCACTACACCGCATCCCCGACACTTTCCTTTTGTATTCTGGGCGAGACCGTCATCGTCCTCGACATAGAGACGGACCGTTATTTTGCGCTTGGCCCGCGACGCGGCGAGCAGATCCTCGCGAACCTGGCCGGCAAGGAAGAGAACCCGCGCCCGCATGTCCCCGGGACCGCGCTCACCGGCGATCGCTTCGCGGGGGCCGTCTATGTCGACCGGCACCAGTTCGAGCTGCCGACACGCGACTATTCCAGCAGCTCGAAACACGGGGCGCTGGTCCTTGCGAAAGAGAGGTGGCGAGCTACCTGTCTCTATCTCGCCGCCCTGGTCATCGTGAAGTTCGGCGGCTTCGCGCGGTCTTTGCGCTGGGCCACCCTCCGAGCAAAATCAGGCAGTGCTGTTCGCCGGGCGCAGGCAGAAGCGGTCATCGATGCCCACCGCTGGGCCAGATCGCTCCTTCCCTTCAATGGCACATGCCTGCCGGCATCCCTTGCCCTGGTCCGCGGGCTCGCAGGCGTGGGCGCACCCTATGTCCTCGTCGTCGGCGTGAAGCTGGGACCATTCGCGGCGCATTGCTGGGTCGAAGACGGCGGAGCCGTTCTCAACGACGATCTCGAAACCGTCCGCCAGTTCACGCCGATCCGCTTCGTTCGAGACGCCGCGCCGTGA
- a CDS encoding polysaccharide deacetylase family protein yields MIDRRTALLTLLIGTLAPPGFAGASSFRGGVVSLTYDDGLDSQLDIAWPALDSRGLHGTFYVTLENIAERAADWQELAAKGHELANHTASHPCDLRGTGWRTYGRTQLAPVNRALGRWDGTTSRRDFAYPCDVTDLGPGSPNQQMRRFEAVLRANDIASARTSEGPPNSLTWARRHPFRLKALAAGFDATRLSELTGYLRSAQLQDRWAILVFHDLVRARPSEGQFLAETHDALLDAILKMSIRCHRVCDVMKEMGA; encoded by the coding sequence ATGATTGATCGCCGCACAGCACTATTGACCCTGCTGATAGGCACCCTCGCTCCCCCGGGCTTCGCTGGTGCCTCAAGCTTTCGAGGGGGCGTCGTGAGCCTTACCTACGACGATGGGCTGGACAGCCAGCTCGACATCGCCTGGCCGGCGCTCGATAGCCGCGGCCTCCATGGTACCTTCTACGTCACCCTCGAGAACATAGCGGAGCGAGCCGCCGATTGGCAGGAACTCGCTGCCAAAGGACACGAGCTTGCCAATCACACCGCCAGCCATCCCTGCGACCTCCGCGGCACTGGATGGCGAACCTACGGGCGCACGCAGCTTGCTCCCGTGAACCGCGCGCTTGGTCGCTGGGATGGAACGACAAGCCGTAGAGATTTTGCCTATCCATGCGATGTCACCGACCTGGGGCCGGGTTCGCCGAACCAGCAAATGCGGCGGTTTGAGGCCGTTCTACGTGCGAATGATATTGCCTCCGCGCGGACGAGCGAGGGCCCGCCAAATTCGCTGACCTGGGCACGGAGGCATCCGTTTAGGCTGAAAGCCTTGGCTGCCGGTTTTGACGCGACAAGGCTGTCCGAGCTGACCGGCTATCTGCGTAGCGCCCAGTTGCAGGATCGCTGGGCGATCCTGGTTTTTCACGATCTTGTTCGCGCCCGCCCGAGCGAAGGACAATTCCTGGCCGAAACCCACGATGCATTGCTCGACGCGATTTTGAAAATGAGCATCCGCTGCCACCGCGTATGTGACGTCATGAAGGAAATGGGGGCGTAG
- a CDS encoding DsbC family protein has protein sequence MAPGNSGRSRVVRPGSEPNSDAGSRLRSDTLSAAGEDAQRQLQQSFANLKFEHFAASPVKGPIYQAMAGGRLLYYAPESEHLIFAAVYDRGGINLTALAEEQAARRKVAKVDTSKALAIGPADAPTVIEFTDPECPYCRALDRFWSAKAAEGKPVRRLILFVTGIHARAAAKAEHILCSSDREAAFKAVYEGAAPEKLLTCPEGRASLEAHTKVVAETQIGGTPTLIAGGQVISGFRQGELEAFLGAAGPKAAAKALTSAPR, from the coding sequence TTGGCTCCCGGCAATTCTGGCCGCAGCCGCGTTGTCCGCCCAGGCTCAGAGCCAAATAGCGACGCCGGCAGCCGCCTCCGATCGGATACCCTGAGCGCAGCGGGCGAAGACGCCCAGCGCCAGCTGCAACAGAGCTTCGCGAACCTCAAGTTCGAGCACTTTGCCGCCTCCCCGGTCAAAGGCCCGATCTACCAGGCTATGGCCGGCGGCCGCCTGCTCTACTACGCGCCGGAAAGCGAACACCTGATTTTCGCGGCGGTCTACGACCGGGGCGGCATCAACCTCACCGCGCTCGCCGAAGAGCAAGCGGCTCGCCGCAAGGTCGCGAAGGTCGATACGAGCAAGGCGCTCGCCATCGGGCCCGCGGACGCGCCGACGGTGATCGAGTTCACCGATCCCGAATGTCCCTATTGCCGCGCGCTAGACCGCTTCTGGTCGGCGAAGGCGGCCGAGGGCAAGCCGGTCCGGCGGCTCATTCTGTTCGTAACCGGCATTCACGCCCGGGCCGCGGCCAAGGCCGAGCATATTCTCTGTTCGAGCGACAGGGAGGCTGCCTTCAAGGCGGTCTACGAAGGCGCGGCGCCCGAGAAGCTCCTCACCTGCCCCGAAGGCCGCGCCAGCCTGGAGGCTCACACCAAAGTCGTCGCGGAAACCCAGATCGGCGGGACACCGACGCTCATCGCCGGCGGCCAGGTCATCTCGGGTTTTCGCCAGGGCGAGCTCGAGGCGTTCCTCGGCGCCGCAGGTCCCAAAGCCGCTGCAAAGGCGCTCACCAGTGCTCCGCGCTGA
- a CDS encoding benenodin family lasso peptide: MDREHELTDLDVVELGVASEETKGLEQGQGEGIAKRVIGISND, from the coding sequence ATGGACCGCGAACACGAACTGACCGATCTCGACGTCGTCGAGCTGGGCGTCGCCAGCGAAGAGACCAAGGGTCTCGAGCAGGGCCAGGGCGAAGGCATCGCCAAGCGCGTCATCGGCATCAGCAACGACTGA
- a CDS encoding HU family DNA-binding protein: MNNADLAEALAASNGLTKTDARKYVDGVFTAIADAAAKGEEVSLNGFGKFKVKESAAREGRSPATGATIQIAASKKLSFAPAKAVKDKLNG, encoded by the coding sequence ATGAACAATGCAGATCTCGCCGAGGCGCTCGCCGCCTCGAATGGCCTCACTAAGACGGATGCGCGCAAGTACGTCGACGGCGTGTTCACCGCCATCGCAGATGCCGCTGCCAAGGGTGAGGAAGTTTCCCTCAATGGCTTCGGCAAATTCAAAGTCAAAGAATCTGCCGCCCGCGAAGGCCGCAGCCCTGCCACAGGCGCGACGATCCAGATCGCCGCTTCGAAGAAGCTTTCGTTCGCGCCGGCCAAGGCAGTCAAGGACAAGCTCAACGGCTAA